The nucleotide sequence GGCGTGGACGCGGAGGTGCGGGTGGTCGGCGCGGAGGTCCTCCAGGAAGGCGAGCGCGGTCGCGCAGTGGGGGCACCCCTCGCCGTGGAAGACGTAGACGTCGACGGGGGCGGAGGGGGCGGCCCGTGCGGAGGCGAAGGCGACGAGGAGCAGCAGCGGGATCGACCCGGCGGCGAGGCGGCGCGGCATGCGACGCATCGTGTCGAGCGTCGCGGGGCGACGCCAGGTGCGAACGTCCTGGCGTGCGTCCCTCGCGGCTCGTAGGGCCCCACGGGATCCGCGTTGCCCCTACCTTGTTTTTTAAGGTATCGTGGGGGTCCGGTCGCGTCGTCCTCACCCCAGGTCCGCGCCCGGGGCGCCCACGGGCGCCGACGCCCAAAAGCTCGGACGTACCGGTGGCTGTGGCGGCCCGGCGGTACGTCCGAACGGATCGTCAGACCACGAAAGGATCGCGACCTGCGATGCGGAAACGTACCACGCCCCCTCCCCCCACCGACGCGGCCTCCGGACCCGAACCGAGCCCGGCCCGGCCGCCGTCCCCGACGCCGCTGCTCCCGTCGGACCCGCACCCCGACGCGACCGCGGACCGCGTGATCGTGGCCAGCCTCGAACCGTTCGCGTTGTGGCGCGAACGGCGCCGGCGCGCCGCGCGCGGCGAGGGCGTCGTCCCGACCGTCACGAGCGACGACGGGCGCCGCGTGCGCGACGCGGACGCGGCCGCGAAACGCGCCGGCATCCGCCCCGGGAGCGCCCTCGCCGGCGCCCGCCAACGCCTCCCCGACCTGCACGTCGTCACGCCCGACGGGCCCGACCTCGCCGCCGCCTGGGACGCCGTCCTCGACGAGGCGCGCGACGTCTCCCCCTTCCTCGCCGCGGTCGCACCCGGCGTCCTGGCGCTGCGCGCCTCCCCGGCCGACGCCCACGCCTTCGCCGTCCGCCACGAGGCCCGCGTCGGCGTGGCGGACACGGTCCAGGAGGCGCGCCTCCTGGCGCTCCTGGCGCCCCCCGGCACGGTCCGCGCCGTGCCCCCCGACGAGGATCCCTGGACGACCCTCGACCGCGCCCCCGTCGCCGCCCTCCGCGCGCTCGGGCTCCCCGACGCCGACCGCGACCGCCTCGCCTGGCTCGGC is from Trueperaceae bacterium and encodes:
- a CDS encoding glutaredoxin domain-containing protein codes for the protein MPRRLAAGSIPLLLLVAFASARAAPSAPVDVYVFHGEGCPHCATALAFLEDLRADHPHLRVHAFEVWHDDANRALLQAFARAYDREVRGVPVIVVGDAWWTG